The region ACGGTATTGACTGCACCAGCCAGTGAAGCGCGCTCGGTGAGCTCATCCGCTCGTTCGAAGGCTTCCTCTTTAAAAGGAACCGTCACATTCGCGCCTTTACCGCCCGCGGCGAAAAAAGCCTCCAGCGTTGGAATAAATGCATCCACCGGTGCCAGTACGCGACCATAGGGATGATTTATCTGCAGCTGCTTCGCAAATTGCTGATGGATCAAAGGTGACTTGCTATGTGCGATCGGATTACCAAAAACAGCATAGGTTTCCATGAGATTACCCCTGGCGAAAACGTTCGCCGGTCAAAGCATCGCGAATTTCAGACGGATTCAGGCGCCCTCCCGTTTCACCGACAGCGACTGGGAAGTCATTCCCGAACTGCGCCAGTACTTCTTCGGTTGTCCGGCAAGGTGGCAATCCGGTCAAGTTGGCGCTGGTTGAGACCAGCGGTTTACCAAATGCCAGACACAGCTCAACCACCAGCGGATGGTCAGTTACGCGAACGGCGAGGGAATCAAAACGTCCGGTTAACCAGCGAGGCGTTGTCGGCTGCGCCGGGAAAACGAAGGTCACCGGGCCAGGCCACGCGGAGAAGATAGTCTCGCGCTGCGCCGGCGTCAGCATGGAGTCATCGATATAGGGTTTAAGCTGCTCGTAATTCGCAGCGATCAAAATCAGCCCTTTCTCAACGGGTCTTTGTTTTAAAGCAAGCAGTCGGCTCACGGCCGTCTCGCTGTCAGGATCGCAACCGACTCCAAAAACAGCTTCAGTTGGATAGGCGATGACTTCTTCTTTTTTCAGTACGTCCACAGCATGCGCAATGGAGCCTGATGGCAGGTTATTATTCACTATTTTGATCCGCCGTAACCGGCTTTCCACATTGTTTACTGGCGCAGAAGCGTTTCATGCCTTGCGCGGTTTTCTTCTCTATAAGTAGCGGATAATTGCAATGAGGGCAGGTTCCCGCTACCGGTTTAAAATTGATAACGAACTGGCATTCGGGGTAGCGATCGCACGAATGGAAAGTCTTACCATAACGGGAGCGGCGCTGTACCAACTGACCGCGCTGACACTGTGGGCACGCAATTGCCGTTTCATCAGGCTTATCGATTTGTTCCGTATGCTCACATTCCGGGTAGCGGCTACATCCAATAAACATGCCGAAACGCCCCTGCCGCAGGGCTAATTCACCACCGCAGAGTGGGCAATACTGACCCTCCAGAATTTTAACGATATGTCCATCAGCCTGGCTTTTCAGGGGACGGACATAATCACATTCCGGATAGTGTGAACAACCGAGAAACGGGCCGTGTTTCCCGGACCGAATAACAAGTTCAGCCCCGCACTGCGGGCAGGGCTCGTTTTTATGCACCGTGAATAGTGCTGATTTGGCCATAACAACTCTTGGTGCTGCACATTGAATTAGTGCAGCATACCTTCATTCACTTCAAAGAGTAATTCTTCCATTTGCTGATAGGCGTTTTCACAGCCCGGGATATTAAACAGAACCATCAGGATCACCCACTTGAGATCTTCCAGTTCAAATTCTGCTGTATCCAGCGCCATGACGCGCTCTATCACCATTTCTCTCGTTTCGAGGTTCAGCACCTGAATCTGCTCAAGGAATAAGATGAACCCCCGGCAGCTGGCGTCCAGCCTTTCACACTCTTCCGCGGTATAAATGCGTACTGACAATGGGTCAGAAGCAAGCTGCATCGGTTCGGCGAGGCCTTCCTGATAATCAGCCAGTTTTTCCAGCCACATCAACGCATTATAGATATCTTCCCGCTCAAACCCCGCATCGGTAAGATCCTGTGTCAATTTGTCCTGATCCACTCGCATTTCTGCTTCGTTATGGATGTAAGTCTCAAACAAATACATCAGTACGTCGAACATGGCATGCCCTCCTTAATCGGACATAGCCGCCGGGTACAGCTGCGATCCACCCTGCTAACTCCAGTTCGAGTAGCTGTGCTACCGTTACTGGCACAGGTTGGCCGGCACGTTCAGCGACAACGTCAACAGGTGTTACCTCATCTCCTACGTTAGCCAGGAGCTTGGGAAATGGCAATGCCACCTTTCCCTGATCTGATGAATATTGTCGCTTTTCGGGATCTTCCTGCAGCCATTGCAACCCATATTGCAAATTTTCAAGAATATCTCCTACTTCCGTTACCGGCGTTGCCCCTTGCTTAATAAGCCAGTGGGGCCCCTCGCATCCGGGATTACCTATCGGACCAGGCAAGGCGAAGACTTCTCTCCCCTGTTCGAGCGCGCATCGCGCCGTGACCAGCGAACCGCTTCGGCGCGCCGCTTCAACCACCAGCACGCCTTTGCTAAGCCCGCTGATAATCCGATTACGACGCGGAAAGTTTGCCGGCCTGGGCTGTGCGGAAAGCGGAAACTCAGACACTATAGCGCCGTCAGATTCGATAAGCCGCATCGCCAGTGCCTGATGCCGGCGTGGATAAATGCTAAAAAGACCGTTCCCCAGCACCGCTACGCTTCGTCCCTTAACTGAAAGCGCCGCGCTGTGGGCTACGCCGTCAATACCGCAGGCCAGCCCGCTGGTGATCGTGAAACCGCTTTGCGACAGTTGTTCGCACAGGATTTTCCCCCATCGCTCGCCGTACCATGACGGCGCACGACTGCCTACCACCGCCAGCTGAACCGTATTAAGCGCCTCAGGATTACCTTTTATGAATAACGCCCCGGGATAATCAGGAATCGTGCGGAGCAAAGGAGGATAAAGGGGATGGTTGGCCGTTAATAAATGATGTCCCGGCTGCTCAAGCCACATAAGGCTACGTTCCAGCTCGCTCTCATCGAGTGCAAAGAAGCGTTCAACCTGCTTTGCTGTCAGCCCGGCGTTTCTGGCCACGAGCACGTTGAGGTGTTCCTGCTTCTGCAGTCGCGCAGCCGCTTCCAGCATTACATCACCACACAGCGACCCTGTGTGTATTAGCCGTAGCCATATT is a window of Enterobacter cloacae complex sp. ECNIH7 DNA encoding:
- the tsaC gene encoding L-threonylcarbamoyladenylate synthase type 1 TsaC, whose amino-acid sequence is MNNNLPSGSIAHAVDVLKKEEVIAYPTEAVFGVGCDPDSETAVSRLLALKQRPVEKGLILIAANYEQLKPYIDDSMLTPAQRETIFSAWPGPVTFVFPAQPTTPRWLTGRFDSLAVRVTDHPLVVELCLAFGKPLVSTSANLTGLPPCRTTEEVLAQFGNDFPVAVGETGGRLNPSEIRDALTGERFRQG
- a CDS encoding DNA topoisomerase family protein, whose translation is MAKSALFTVHKNEPCPQCGAELVIRSGKHGPFLGCSHYPECDYVRPLKSQADGHIVKILEGQYCPLCGGELALRQGRFGMFIGCSRYPECEHTEQIDKPDETAIACPQCQRGQLVQRRSRYGKTFHSCDRYPECQFVINFKPVAGTCPHCNYPLLIEKKTAQGMKRFCASKQCGKPVTADQNSE
- the smg gene encoding DUF494 family protein Smg — translated: MFDVLMYLFETYIHNEAEMRVDQDKLTQDLTDAGFEREDIYNALMWLEKLADYQEGLAEPMQLASDPLSVRIYTAEECERLDASCRGFILFLEQIQVLNLETREMVIERVMALDTAEFELEDLKWVILMVLFNIPGCENAYQQMEELLFEVNEGMLH
- the dprA gene encoding DNA-protecting protein DprA is translated as MTSTEIWLRLIHTGSLCGDVMLEAAARLQKQEHLNVLVARNAGLTAKQVERFFALDESELERSLMWLEQPGHHLLTANHPLYPPLLRTIPDYPGALFIKGNPEALNTVQLAVVGSRAPSWYGERWGKILCEQLSQSGFTITSGLACGIDGVAHSAALSVKGRSVAVLGNGLFSIYPRRHQALAMRLIESDGAIVSEFPLSAQPRPANFPRRNRIISGLSKGVLVVEAARRSGSLVTARCALEQGREVFALPGPIGNPGCEGPHWLIKQGATPVTEVGDILENLQYGLQWLQEDPEKRQYSSDQGKVALPFPKLLANVGDEVTPVDVVAERAGQPVPVTVAQLLELELAGWIAAVPGGYVRLRRACHVRRTDVFV